A part of Maniola hyperantus chromosome 14, iAphHyp1.2, whole genome shotgun sequence genomic DNA contains:
- the Papst2 gene encoding adenosine 3'-phospho 5'-phosphosulfate transporter 2 gives MDSSKEVLIKIDEAEGTNGQTRKSEINILCLDITSFSPLLQFAVCSVFVFICYLAYGYFLELIFSVPEVKPVSLYITLIQFLITMSLSYVESLIRNPIKRKVPIRTYAILAALTLGTMAFSNLALSYLNYPTQLIFKSCKLIPVMIGSIIILGKRYGFLDYVAAVIMCIGLTMFTLADSKTSPNFDIIGVIVISLALLCDAIIGNVQEKAMKQFQATNNEVVFYSYAIACVYLVIITGFSGILTDGFTYCAQNAATMYTNIFLLSVSGYLGLQAVLTLVRLCGATVAVTVTTMRKALSIVISFLLFSKPFVFQYAWSGMLVALAIYLNHYSKKNPHYLPTPISTCWHYMQSFYQSEYRYLRIKSKMYSDTV, from the exons ATGGATTCCTCAAAGGAAGTACTGATTAAGATAGACGAAGCAGAAGGCACCAATGGACAGACTAGAAAATCagaaattaatatattatgccTAGATATAACATCATTTAGCCCTTTACTGCAGTTTGCTGTTTGTTCGGTTTTCGTGTTTATATGCTATTTAGCATATGGATATTTCTTGGAACTCATATTCTCAGTGCCTGAGGTTAAGCCAGTGAGCCTGTACATTACTTTAATACAGTTTCTAATAACAATGAGTCTTAGTTATGTGGAATCTCTTATAAGGAATCCTATTAAGAGAAA GGTACCAATAAGAACATACGCTATTTTAGCAGCTCTGACACTAGGTACTATGGCATTTTCGAACCTAGCACTAAGTTACCTGAACTACCCAACTCAGTTAATATTCAAGAGCTGTAAGCTCATACCGGTGATGATCGGCAGTATTATAATATTGGGCAAAAGGTATGGGTTCTTGGACTATGTGGCAGCTGTTATTATGTGTATAGGACTGACTATGTTTACTTTAG ctGATTCAAAAACATCTCCCAACTTTGACATCATAGGCGTAATAGTGATCTCTCTAGCGTTACTATGTGATGCGATCATCGGTAATGTGCAAGAGAAGGCCATGAAACAGTTTCAAGCTACCAACAACGAAGTGGTGTTCTACTCGTATGCGATAGCTTGTGTCTATCTGGTTATTATTACTGGATTCAGTGGCATATTGACTGATGGATTCACTTATTGTGCTCAG AACGCAGCAACAATGTACACCAACATATTCCTGCTGAGTGTGAGCGGGTACTTGGGCCTGCAGGCGGTGTTGACACTGGTCAGGCTGTGCGGCGCCACCGTCGCCGTCACTGTCACCACCATGAGGAAAGCGCTCTCTATTGTCATATCGTTCCTGCTTTTTAGCAAGCCGTTTGTTTTTCA ATACGCGTGGTCCGGTATGTTGGTAGCATTGGCGATATACTTGAACCACTACAGCAAGAAGAATCCGCACTACCTCCCTACGCCGATATCGACATGTTGGCACTACATGCAATCCTTCTACCAGTCCGAGTATAGGTATCTTAGGATTAAGAGCAAAATGTATTCTGATACTGTGTAG